CCCAAATGCCGCAATCGAAATCAAAAGTGAACGATCGTCCTGTATGAAAATTGACCCATTTCCCTTTTCATGAAGATTGTTAGTTAAAGTTAATTTATCCATACAAACCTCCATATCCCCTTTATACTTAGGCCGCACCCCTGTTGACTAATTCTTCCGACTTATGCGAATATAATTATACAGCAAGATGATTATTTAATACAGTATCCTGTTAATTTTTGGACTATGACTATCCTTACCGTGAAGTATGCGTGGTATATAGTCTGCCTACAAATCTTCTTGTTATTACTGTACTTCCACAAAGTATTGCTAGATTCCTAGGCACTACCGCCAAATCTTTCAACATCACTCAACTAATCCCGACAATTTTGTACTTGTTTTCCATTTTTAGCAATCATATTTCGATTAAATATTTATTCTTTTCTTACCGTTTAGTAGTATTAATATAGATTAATCAATTTCATAATCCAATAACGGTCAATATATAGTTTGGTCAATTATGAAATTGACTCTGTTGAGTTTAAACCGTTCTGAACTATATATTATATATTGTACCAACTTAGCGGTTTTAGGTAATTATAAAATTGACTCAGATAAAAGTTTTTTTACAAGAGGAGAAAATCTAAATGTACTTGACGATACCAGAAACAGCCGATTATTTAGGAATGCCCGTTAGCCAAGTAACAAAGTATGTGTTAGAAGGTCGTATTCGTGCAGTGGATGACGGTGAGCAGTTCATGATCAATAAAGAACAATTCAATAATTTTCACGACCACCTTGAAATCGCAAAACAGCAAATTGAGGAATGGCAAAAGAATTTTCTGTTGCCTGACCGCGATATTCGTGATGAAGACTAAAAATTGGACTAAAGATTCTATCGCTACCCGGGCGGAAGACACTCTTTAACTTGTGTTACAGCGCACCCTAGCACCAATAATTAAGGGGATGATGAACGCCCGTTGGCTGAATAAGCCAAAACTTTTTTTCTCCATACAACGTTTAGCACTTACGCCTTAGGGTATACAAAAGCATGGGCGGTCGATTAAATGGCAAACTAAAGCTACCTCTGAAAAGCGTCCAATCGAAGATTAGCGTTCAGAGGTAGTAGTTGACTCTTCAGCTCATTTTTAATTAGTTTAAAATCTGTTCTGCCAAACCACGTTCAATCACTTCCGAATCTGTCTGTCCATGTCCGATATTTTTATATTGCTAATACATTTCAGGCAACTCTTCGAACTGATAGGTGGATCTACATTTACTGCCGGGTTGATAATTAAAATGGCTTTTCTACAATAATCTTTCATCTATTGTGTTACTCCGTTTTCTCACGCACTAAGCGGTCATAAATACTCATCCTTACAACTTTCACTACTAGGTCCATTGCTTCGTTTTGTATTTACTTTCTATTCTAGAAAGTAACTTGCCAAGACGACTACCCCAGTACTATATTAATCACGTTTAGCCAGATATCCATGTACATAAATAACCGAAAAATACGTATACTACACTTTAATATTTGGTTTACCTCGAACAATGATTATGGTATAGTTGACAACTATTTAAATATCACCAAGTACCGGTAGGGGGAATTATGAAGAAAATATCAAAGGTTTTTTTTATAACAATCGTGCTAATTATAGTAACGGTTGGATATGGTGCCATTGCACCGGAAAGTTTTGAAGCCGTCACAGCAAATGTAAAGGACTTTGTTGCATCAACATTCGGCTGGTATTATATGCTGCTCATGTCATTTATGGTCGCGCTCGCTATATTTTTTGTGCTTAGTCCTTACGGGAAAATTCGTTTAGGAAAAGACAATGAACGCCCACAGTTTTCAACAACAACTTGGATTGCAATGCTCTTCTCAGCAGGTATGGGAATTGGCCTTGTTTTTTACGGTGCTGCCGAACCACTATCCCACTTTGCCATTAGCCCTGCTACAGAGGCACCCAACACAGCCGCTGCTTTCAAAGAAGGTTTAAGGCAATCGTATTTGCATTGGGGACTTCATGTTTGGGCAATGTATGGTGTGATTGCACTATCTTTAGCTTTCTTTCAATTTAGGAAAGGAGAGCCTGGTTTAATTTCAGC
This window of the Sporosarcina ureilytica genome carries:
- a CDS encoding excisionase family DNA-binding protein codes for the protein MYLTIPETADYLGMPVSQVTKYVLEGRIRAVDDGEQFMINKEQFNNFHDHLEIAKQQIEEWQKNFLLPDRDIRDED